A DNA window from Amphiprion ocellaris isolate individual 3 ecotype Okinawa chromosome 8, ASM2253959v1, whole genome shotgun sequence contains the following coding sequences:
- the ccdc120a gene encoding coiled-coil domain-containing protein 120 isoform X3: MEVTGQLISPDPLTCLDRKQRERIVELQEKRRSLQTLLSTRLAELRRICLQEAELTGAVPSEFPLEAGEKPPYIRRRGGTSRHGTRKCRVEDDDSQRSKLKKTLFSGALRKHSDSEHNAHNRTHTHHGKRTVHRGCHTDDTVRSESSSTSDSTHDNDEGVSQCRLPLVSASSPVDVFYQNRTRRNSVHIRSDHPETQKPLPLPPLQPPPPPPRSQDSSSSSGPSDPGAGSEGSRTTAAHRSNSSDGLLDRMAPQEEEGGAQQGGLWVNGVPESRGAGRGRGGRGYGDVLLDYVWGKQQQLQRQQSHGGRQPITSQHQLYNGYSTQQGAPPTYRSHHSDQRRVTVTRTKSCGPFLPAQQTDTHNAPLPAIQPDPHPHLLPPAPPQLPPSQDSQLEEATRSLHKALALEGLRDWYLRNTVGSSNQNQVNSKAAPRVSRGVKGQHGGGGALQCRRTTHGVIQPSTYQTETSQHHAATHHKPTLPHSATFHGQPLTGRSVAGSLYHKKEVPLREPAADQPSPGTLV, from the exons acccTCTCACCTGTCTGGACAGGAAGCAGAGGGAGCGAATCgtggagctgcaggagaagaGGCGGAGCCTGCAGACACTACTGAGCACGCGATTAGCTGAGCTGAGGCGCATCTGTCTGCAGGAGGCG GAGCTGACAGGTGCGGTGCCCAGTGAGTTCCCCCTGGAGGCAGGAGAGAAGCCCCCCTACATCCGGCGGAGAGGTGGAACGTCCCGCCACGGAACCAGGAAGTGTCGAGTGGAG gatGACGACTCTCAGCGTTCGAAGTTGAAGAAAACTTTATTCAGCGGAGCTCTGAGGAAACACAGCGACTCTGAACACAACGCACACAaccggacacacacacaccatggcAAGAGGACCGTGCACAGAGGCTGCCACACag atgACACGGTGCGGTCAGAGAGCAGCTCCACATCAGACTCAACACACGACAACG atGAAGGAGTGTCTCAGTGTCGCCTCCCGCTGGTCTCTGCCAGTTCTCCAGTGGATGTTTTCTACCAGaacagaaccaggaggaactCAGTGCACATCAG GTCGGACCATCCAGAGACCCAGAagcccctccccctgcctccccTCCAGCCTCCCCCTCCCCCCCCTCGCTCTCaggactcctcctcctcctccggaCCCTCGGACCCCGGGGCCGGGTCGGAGGGGTCCAGGACTACGGCAGCCCACCGTAGTAACAGCTCTGACGGCCTCCTGGACCGCATGGCCCCccaagaggaggaggggggggcgCAGCAGGGTGGATTGTGGGTAAACGGTGTGCCGGAGTCCAGGGGGGCGGGGCGTGGCCGAGGAGGGCGGGGCTATGGCGACGTCCTGTTGGACTACGTCTGggggaaacagcagcagctgcagcggcAGCAGTCACATGGCGGTCGGCAGCCAATCACATCGCAGCACCAGCTCTACAATGGATACTCCACCCAGCAGGGAGCCCCGCCCACCTACCGCAGTCACCACAGCGACCAGCGGCGGGTCACGGTGACGCGCACCAAATCCTGCGGCCCGTTCCTTCCAGCACAGCAGACTGATACCCACAATGCCCCTCTGCCCGCCATCCAGCCTGACCCCcacccccacctactgcccccagcccccccacaGCTGCCCCCCTCCCAGGACTCCCAGCTGGAGGAGGCGACCCGCAGCCTGCACAAGGCCCTGGCTCTGGAAG GTCTGAGGGACTGGTACCTGAGGAACACCGTAGGctcctccaaccagaaccaggtGAACAGTAAAGCTGCCCCCAGGGTGAGCAGAGGGGTCAAAGGTCAGCACGGTGGAGGCGGAGCTCTGCAGTGCAGACGGACGACTCACGGCGTCATTCAGCCATCGACCTATCAGACGGAGACGAGTCAGCACCACGCCGCGACGCATCACAAACCCACGCTGCCGCACTCGGCCACGTTCCACGGACAGCCGCTGACCGGCAG gtCTGTGGCGGGCTCGCTCTACCACAAAAAGGAAGTTCCTCTCAGAGAGCCGGCGGCTGACCAGCCGTCTCCCGGGACCCTGGTCTGA
- the ccdc120a gene encoding coiled-coil domain-containing protein 120 isoform X4, translating into MGNTSHGGHRSTHLTWKQRERIVELQEKRRSLQTLLSTRLAELRRICLQEAELTGAVPSEFPLEAGEKPPYIRRRGGTSRHGTRKCRVEDDDSQRSKLKKTLFSGALRKHSDSEHNAHNRTHTHHGKRTVHRGCHTDDTVRSESSSTSDSTHDNDEGVSQCRLPLVSASSPVDVFYQNRTRRNSVHIRSDHPETQKPLPLPPLQPPPPPPRSQDSSSSSGPSDPGAGSEGSRTTAAHRSNSSDGLLDRMAPQEEEGGAQQGGLWVNGVPESRGAGRGRGGRGYGDVLLDYVWGKQQQLQRQQSHGGRQPITSQHQLYNGYSTQQGAPPTYRSHHSDQRRVTVTRTKSCGPFLPAQQTDTHNAPLPAIQPDPHPHLLPPAPPQLPPSQDSQLEEATRSLHKALALEGLRDWYLRNTVGSSNQNQVNSKAAPRVSRGVKGQHGGGGALQCRRTTHGVIQPSTYQTETSQHHAATHHKPTLPHSATFHGQPLTGRSVAGSLYHKKEVPLREPAADQPSPGTLV; encoded by the exons GAAGCAGAGGGAGCGAATCgtggagctgcaggagaagaGGCGGAGCCTGCAGACACTACTGAGCACGCGATTAGCTGAGCTGAGGCGCATCTGTCTGCAGGAGGCG GAGCTGACAGGTGCGGTGCCCAGTGAGTTCCCCCTGGAGGCAGGAGAGAAGCCCCCCTACATCCGGCGGAGAGGTGGAACGTCCCGCCACGGAACCAGGAAGTGTCGAGTGGAG gatGACGACTCTCAGCGTTCGAAGTTGAAGAAAACTTTATTCAGCGGAGCTCTGAGGAAACACAGCGACTCTGAACACAACGCACACAaccggacacacacacaccatggcAAGAGGACCGTGCACAGAGGCTGCCACACag atgACACGGTGCGGTCAGAGAGCAGCTCCACATCAGACTCAACACACGACAACG atGAAGGAGTGTCTCAGTGTCGCCTCCCGCTGGTCTCTGCCAGTTCTCCAGTGGATGTTTTCTACCAGaacagaaccaggaggaactCAGTGCACATCAG GTCGGACCATCCAGAGACCCAGAagcccctccccctgcctccccTCCAGCCTCCCCCTCCCCCCCCTCGCTCTCaggactcctcctcctcctccggaCCCTCGGACCCCGGGGCCGGGTCGGAGGGGTCCAGGACTACGGCAGCCCACCGTAGTAACAGCTCTGACGGCCTCCTGGACCGCATGGCCCCccaagaggaggaggggggggcgCAGCAGGGTGGATTGTGGGTAAACGGTGTGCCGGAGTCCAGGGGGGCGGGGCGTGGCCGAGGAGGGCGGGGCTATGGCGACGTCCTGTTGGACTACGTCTGggggaaacagcagcagctgcagcggcAGCAGTCACATGGCGGTCGGCAGCCAATCACATCGCAGCACCAGCTCTACAATGGATACTCCACCCAGCAGGGAGCCCCGCCCACCTACCGCAGTCACCACAGCGACCAGCGGCGGGTCACGGTGACGCGCACCAAATCCTGCGGCCCGTTCCTTCCAGCACAGCAGACTGATACCCACAATGCCCCTCTGCCCGCCATCCAGCCTGACCCCcacccccacctactgcccccagcccccccacaGCTGCCCCCCTCCCAGGACTCCCAGCTGGAGGAGGCGACCCGCAGCCTGCACAAGGCCCTGGCTCTGGAAG GTCTGAGGGACTGGTACCTGAGGAACACCGTAGGctcctccaaccagaaccaggtGAACAGTAAAGCTGCCCCCAGGGTGAGCAGAGGGGTCAAAGGTCAGCACGGTGGAGGCGGAGCTCTGCAGTGCAGACGGACGACTCACGGCGTCATTCAGCCATCGACCTATCAGACGGAGACGAGTCAGCACCACGCCGCGACGCATCACAAACCCACGCTGCCGCACTCGGCCACGTTCCACGGACAGCCGCTGACCGGCAG gtCTGTGGCGGGCTCGCTCTACCACAAAAAGGAAGTTCCTCTCAGAGAGCCGGCGGCTGACCAGCCGTCTCCCGGGACCCTGGTCTGA
- the ccdc120a gene encoding coiled-coil domain-containing protein 120 isoform X2: protein MATGVNYWSSDEPRYKVSPSVWAGEQEWSSEDGGGGVTWETQAMEVTGQLISPDPLTCLDRKQRERIVELQEKRRSLQTLLSTRLAELRRICLQEAELTGAVPSEFPLEAGEKPPYIRRRGGTSRHGTRKCRVEDDDSQRSKLKKTLFSGALRKHSDSEHNAHNRTHTHHGKRTVHRGCHTDEGVSQCRLPLVSASSPVDVFYQNRTRRNSVHIRSDHPETQKPLPLPPLQPPPPPPRSQDSSSSSGPSDPGAGSEGSRTTAAHRSNSSDGLLDRMAPQEEEGGAQQGGLWVNGVPESRGAGRGRGGRGYGDVLLDYVWGKQQQLQRQQSHGGRQPITSQHQLYNGYSTQQGAPPTYRSHHSDQRRVTVTRTKSCGPFLPAQQTDTHNAPLPAIQPDPHPHLLPPAPPQLPPSQDSQLEEATRSLHKALALEGLRDWYLRNTVGSSNQNQVNSKAAPRVSRGVKGQHGGGGALQCRRTTHGVIQPSTYQTETSQHHAATHHKPTLPHSATFHGQPLTGRSVAGSLYHKKEVPLREPAADQPSPGTLV, encoded by the exons acccTCTCACCTGTCTGGACAGGAAGCAGAGGGAGCGAATCgtggagctgcaggagaagaGGCGGAGCCTGCAGACACTACTGAGCACGCGATTAGCTGAGCTGAGGCGCATCTGTCTGCAGGAGGCG GAGCTGACAGGTGCGGTGCCCAGTGAGTTCCCCCTGGAGGCAGGAGAGAAGCCCCCCTACATCCGGCGGAGAGGTGGAACGTCCCGCCACGGAACCAGGAAGTGTCGAGTGGAG gatGACGACTCTCAGCGTTCGAAGTTGAAGAAAACTTTATTCAGCGGAGCTCTGAGGAAACACAGCGACTCTGAACACAACGCACACAaccggacacacacacaccatggcAAGAGGACCGTGCACAGAGGCTGCCACACag atGAAGGAGTGTCTCAGTGTCGCCTCCCGCTGGTCTCTGCCAGTTCTCCAGTGGATGTTTTCTACCAGaacagaaccaggaggaactCAGTGCACATCAG GTCGGACCATCCAGAGACCCAGAagcccctccccctgcctccccTCCAGCCTCCCCCTCCCCCCCCTCGCTCTCaggactcctcctcctcctccggaCCCTCGGACCCCGGGGCCGGGTCGGAGGGGTCCAGGACTACGGCAGCCCACCGTAGTAACAGCTCTGACGGCCTCCTGGACCGCATGGCCCCccaagaggaggaggggggggcgCAGCAGGGTGGATTGTGGGTAAACGGTGTGCCGGAGTCCAGGGGGGCGGGGCGTGGCCGAGGAGGGCGGGGCTATGGCGACGTCCTGTTGGACTACGTCTGggggaaacagcagcagctgcagcggcAGCAGTCACATGGCGGTCGGCAGCCAATCACATCGCAGCACCAGCTCTACAATGGATACTCCACCCAGCAGGGAGCCCCGCCCACCTACCGCAGTCACCACAGCGACCAGCGGCGGGTCACGGTGACGCGCACCAAATCCTGCGGCCCGTTCCTTCCAGCACAGCAGACTGATACCCACAATGCCCCTCTGCCCGCCATCCAGCCTGACCCCcacccccacctactgcccccagcccccccacaGCTGCCCCCCTCCCAGGACTCCCAGCTGGAGGAGGCGACCCGCAGCCTGCACAAGGCCCTGGCTCTGGAAG GTCTGAGGGACTGGTACCTGAGGAACACCGTAGGctcctccaaccagaaccaggtGAACAGTAAAGCTGCCCCCAGGGTGAGCAGAGGGGTCAAAGGTCAGCACGGTGGAGGCGGAGCTCTGCAGTGCAGACGGACGACTCACGGCGTCATTCAGCCATCGACCTATCAGACGGAGACGAGTCAGCACCACGCCGCGACGCATCACAAACCCACGCTGCCGCACTCGGCCACGTTCCACGGACAGCCGCTGACCGGCAG gtCTGTGGCGGGCTCGCTCTACCACAAAAAGGAAGTTCCTCTCAGAGAGCCGGCGGCTGACCAGCCGTCTCCCGGGACCCTGGTCTGA
- the ccdc120a gene encoding coiled-coil domain-containing protein 120 isoform X1: MATGVNYWSSDEPRYKVSPSVWAGEQEWSSEDGGGGVTWETQAMEVTGQLISPDPLTCLDRKQRERIVELQEKRRSLQTLLSTRLAELRRICLQEAELTGAVPSEFPLEAGEKPPYIRRRGGTSRHGTRKCRVEDDDSQRSKLKKTLFSGALRKHSDSEHNAHNRTHTHHGKRTVHRGCHTDDTVRSESSSTSDSTHDNDEGVSQCRLPLVSASSPVDVFYQNRTRRNSVHIRSDHPETQKPLPLPPLQPPPPPPRSQDSSSSSGPSDPGAGSEGSRTTAAHRSNSSDGLLDRMAPQEEEGGAQQGGLWVNGVPESRGAGRGRGGRGYGDVLLDYVWGKQQQLQRQQSHGGRQPITSQHQLYNGYSTQQGAPPTYRSHHSDQRRVTVTRTKSCGPFLPAQQTDTHNAPLPAIQPDPHPHLLPPAPPQLPPSQDSQLEEATRSLHKALALEGLRDWYLRNTVGSSNQNQVNSKAAPRVSRGVKGQHGGGGALQCRRTTHGVIQPSTYQTETSQHHAATHHKPTLPHSATFHGQPLTGRSVAGSLYHKKEVPLREPAADQPSPGTLV, encoded by the exons acccTCTCACCTGTCTGGACAGGAAGCAGAGGGAGCGAATCgtggagctgcaggagaagaGGCGGAGCCTGCAGACACTACTGAGCACGCGATTAGCTGAGCTGAGGCGCATCTGTCTGCAGGAGGCG GAGCTGACAGGTGCGGTGCCCAGTGAGTTCCCCCTGGAGGCAGGAGAGAAGCCCCCCTACATCCGGCGGAGAGGTGGAACGTCCCGCCACGGAACCAGGAAGTGTCGAGTGGAG gatGACGACTCTCAGCGTTCGAAGTTGAAGAAAACTTTATTCAGCGGAGCTCTGAGGAAACACAGCGACTCTGAACACAACGCACACAaccggacacacacacaccatggcAAGAGGACCGTGCACAGAGGCTGCCACACag atgACACGGTGCGGTCAGAGAGCAGCTCCACATCAGACTCAACACACGACAACG atGAAGGAGTGTCTCAGTGTCGCCTCCCGCTGGTCTCTGCCAGTTCTCCAGTGGATGTTTTCTACCAGaacagaaccaggaggaactCAGTGCACATCAG GTCGGACCATCCAGAGACCCAGAagcccctccccctgcctccccTCCAGCCTCCCCCTCCCCCCCCTCGCTCTCaggactcctcctcctcctccggaCCCTCGGACCCCGGGGCCGGGTCGGAGGGGTCCAGGACTACGGCAGCCCACCGTAGTAACAGCTCTGACGGCCTCCTGGACCGCATGGCCCCccaagaggaggaggggggggcgCAGCAGGGTGGATTGTGGGTAAACGGTGTGCCGGAGTCCAGGGGGGCGGGGCGTGGCCGAGGAGGGCGGGGCTATGGCGACGTCCTGTTGGACTACGTCTGggggaaacagcagcagctgcagcggcAGCAGTCACATGGCGGTCGGCAGCCAATCACATCGCAGCACCAGCTCTACAATGGATACTCCACCCAGCAGGGAGCCCCGCCCACCTACCGCAGTCACCACAGCGACCAGCGGCGGGTCACGGTGACGCGCACCAAATCCTGCGGCCCGTTCCTTCCAGCACAGCAGACTGATACCCACAATGCCCCTCTGCCCGCCATCCAGCCTGACCCCcacccccacctactgcccccagcccccccacaGCTGCCCCCCTCCCAGGACTCCCAGCTGGAGGAGGCGACCCGCAGCCTGCACAAGGCCCTGGCTCTGGAAG GTCTGAGGGACTGGTACCTGAGGAACACCGTAGGctcctccaaccagaaccaggtGAACAGTAAAGCTGCCCCCAGGGTGAGCAGAGGGGTCAAAGGTCAGCACGGTGGAGGCGGAGCTCTGCAGTGCAGACGGACGACTCACGGCGTCATTCAGCCATCGACCTATCAGACGGAGACGAGTCAGCACCACGCCGCGACGCATCACAAACCCACGCTGCCGCACTCGGCCACGTTCCACGGACAGCCGCTGACCGGCAG gtCTGTGGCGGGCTCGCTCTACCACAAAAAGGAAGTTCCTCTCAGAGAGCCGGCGGCTGACCAGCCGTCTCCCGGGACCCTGGTCTGA